In Candidatus Neomarinimicrobiota bacterium, one genomic interval encodes:
- a CDS encoding 4Fe-4S dicluster domain-containing protein: MPKVKNWQLNREMDYPYEGAYPDRQFAFVFNINRCIACQTCTMACKSTWTFSKGQEQMWWANVETKPYGGYPQFWDAKILKLLEEANPGKQNWKKRNGKYTFEGKTIFEAIKRRLLPNSSRVLGYLPEDHEWNSPNIYEDNPKGKLGKVNEIDKEGVELPTHKTWFFYLARICNHCSYPACLAACPREAIYKRPEDGIVLIDQEKCRGYRKCVEACPYKKAMYRGNTRITEKCVGCYPRVEGTDPESDGTPMETRCMAACIGQMRMQGLVKMNNDGTWTKDRSNPLYYMVHVEKVALPLYSQFGTSPNGYYIPPRWVPRKYLKQMFGPGVDQAIENYMNPSRELLAVLQLFRRSNRIIFSYEFEKGPKIYEGNIRDKPVNIYNDTVIAYGKDGTELFRTTIEEPIHERSKKYANSI, encoded by the coding sequence GTGCCTAAAGTAAAAAATTGGCAGCTGAATCGAGAAATGGATTATCCGTACGAGGGAGCGTATCCTGATCGCCAGTTCGCGTTCGTGTTCAACATAAACCGCTGCATCGCATGTCAAACGTGCACTATGGCTTGCAAGTCCACATGGACATTCAGTAAAGGACAGGAACAGATGTGGTGGGCGAATGTGGAAACCAAGCCGTATGGCGGATATCCTCAATTCTGGGATGCGAAGATCCTCAAACTTCTTGAGGAAGCCAATCCGGGCAAACAGAACTGGAAGAAGAGAAACGGCAAATACACATTTGAAGGAAAAACGATCTTTGAAGCTATCAAAAGAAGATTGCTGCCGAACAGCTCACGAGTTTTAGGCTATCTTCCGGAAGATCACGAGTGGAATTCTCCAAATATTTATGAGGATAACCCAAAGGGAAAACTTGGAAAGGTCAACGAAATAGATAAAGAAGGCGTGGAATTGCCAACGCACAAAACCTGGTTTTTCTATTTAGCGAGAATATGCAATCACTGTAGTTATCCTGCCTGCCTCGCTGCTTGTCCTCGTGAAGCGATCTATAAAAGACCCGAAGACGGCATAGTTTTAATTGATCAGGAGAAATGCCGCGGTTATAGAAAATGTGTGGAAGCATGTCCATATAAAAAAGCAATGTACAGAGGCAATACGCGAATCACCGAAAAATGTGTTGGCTGTTATCCGAGAGTTGAGGGAACCGATCCGGAGTCCGATGGAACTCCGATGGAAACGCGCTGCATGGCGGCTTGTATAGGTCAGATGAGGATGCAGGGGTTGGTCAAGATGAACAACGACGGAACATGGACGAAAGATAGATCCAATCCGTTGTATTATATGGTTCATGTAGAGAAAGTGGCGCTTCCGCTTTATTCGCAGTTCGGAACATCCCCAAATGGATATTACATTCCGCCCAGATGGGTGCCGAGGAAATATCTGAAGCAAATGTTCGGTCCCGGAGTTGACCAAGCTATAGAAAATTATATGAATCCCAGCAGAGAACTATTAGCGGTGTTACAACTCTTCAGACGTTCAAATCGGATAATTTTCAGTTACGAGTTTGAGAAAGGTCCTAAGATCTATGAAGGCAATATCAGGGATAAACCTGTCAATATTTATAACGATACGGTCATAGCGTACGGTAAGGACGGTACAGAACTTTTCCGTACAACCATTGAAGAGCCGATACATGAGAGATCAAAAAAGTATGCAAACTCAATTTAA